ACCGGCAGGGCCGGCCCTTCGTGGGAGCCGCGGGGAACTTCCTGACCGAGCTGCTGGCCTCCATCGGCCTGAGGCGGGAGGAGGTTTACATCACCAACATCATCAAGTGTCGGCCGCCGGGCAACCGGGATCCCTATATGGACGAGATCGAGGCGTGCAGCCCCTACCTGGACCGTCAGGTCGAGCTGATCAACCCGAAGGTCATCGTCACCCTGGGCCGGTATTCCCTGGCCCACTGGCTGCCGAACGCCAAGATCTCCCAGGTGCACGGCAAGCCGATCCGTGTGGGAAGTCGAGTGATCTTCCCCATGTATCATCCGGCGGCGGCGTTGCATCAGCCCGCCCTCAAGCGGACGGTGGAGGAGGATTTCCGCAAGCTGGGGGCCTTCCTGGCCGGGGCCTTGAAAGCGGAGGAGGAAGAGCCCCCGGAGGAACCTCGACAGCTCAGCCTGTTTTAAGCGTTCCGGGAGGGGATCCGGCATGGGATTGCGCGCGGAGGCACCGTGGACGATCGTGGTGATGGAAGGGGATCAGACCGGGCAGGAGCTGCTGGAGGAGGCCCTGCGGGTCCTGGATCCGGGGGTGATCCGCGTCCCTTTACGGTTCCTGCGTTTCGACCTGAGCCTGGAGAACCGGCGGCGCACCCGCAACGGCGTGGTGATCGAGGCGGCGGAGGCGATGAAGGAGGCCGGCTTAGGCTTGAAGGCCGCGACCATCACCCCGGAGGACCCGACGGATGTGGGCAGCCCCAACGCCATCCTCCGGGAGCGGATCGACGGCAAGGTGATCCTACGGGTCGGCCGCCGCATCCCGGGGGTCCGCCCCATCGGCGGGGTGGTGGGGCCCGTGGCGATCGTGCGCATGGCGGTCGAGGATGCCTACAACGCCCGGGAATGGCGGGAGGGAGAAGGCGCGGAGGAGGCCGCGTATCGGCTGGATCGGATCACCCGCCGGACCTGCCGGGCGGTGGCGGAGTTCGCCTTCTGGTATGCGCGCCGCATCGGCGCCAAAGTCTTCGGCGGGCCGAAGTGGACGGTGAGCCGGGTCTACGAGGGGATGTTCAAGGAGGAGCTGGACGCCGCGGCCCGCCGCTATCCGGATGTGCGCTATGAGCCCCAGCTGATCGACGCCACCCTGGCCCTCCTGTTCACCCGGGCCGCGGAGCCTCTGGTCATCCCATGCCTGAACCGGGATGGGGATCTGCTGAGCGACCTGATCCTCCAGATGTTCGGCTCCATCGCCGGCAGCGAGTCCCTGTTGCTTTCGTTCGACGAGGACCTGCGGGTGAAGGTGGTGATGGCCGAGGCGCCCCACGGCACGGCCCCCGCCCTCTACCGCAAGAACATCGCCAACCCCATGGCCATGATCCTGGCGGGGGCGGCGCTGCTTTCGTTCATCGAGGCGGAGGCCGCCCAGCAGGCCAGCCGGGCGATCTACGAGGCCGTCTTCGAAAGCGTCTACGATGGGATCGCCACGGCGGATCTGGGCGGCTCGGCCACCACCACCGAGTTCACCGACGAGGTGATCCGCCGGGTGAGCCGCAAGCTGGAGGTCTGGGAGGCCCTGCGGCTCACCGGAGGGGCTGCACGGCCGGGGCCGGCCGGCGTCTCCGCTTCTTCAGCGACGCGATGAGGGGAGGCCGCCGGAGGGGCCTCCCCTTTTCATCCTTCACCTTCAGCCTTCAGTAGTCATAGCCGTAATTCGATGGAGCGGGGGTCGGGGAGGGATAGGCGGACGGATCAGAAGGCGCCGCCTCCGAGCCCAGCTTCGGCTTCACGATGATGCGGCTGCGCATGCGGGTGTGGATGCTGCAGAAGTATTCATAGGTCCCCGGCTGCTGGAAGGTGAAGCGGAAGGAGTCCCCCGGGCGGAGGCAGCCGGAGTCGAAGGCCCCCGCCGGATATCCCGGCGTCCCGCTGGTGACGGTGTGCGGAATGCTATCCTCCCCGTTGACCCACTCGACGGTCGTGCCTACCTCGACCTCCAGCTCCGCCGGCTGGAAGGCGAAGTTCCGAATGGTGACCTGGGTCCCCTGAGCGGCCGGGCTCGGCGAGGGTGGGGGCGCCGTCGTGGGGGTCGGAGGGGCTGGGGCCGTGGGCGTGGGGGAAGCCGCAGGCGCGGCGCAGGCGGCCAGCGCCAGGCCGATCGTCAGGATGAGGATCCTTCGATCCCGAGACATCTCGCACCTCCTGCGCATGGGATGCGGAGAGCCGAGGCATGCCGCAACGCCCTCGCTCTCCGTGATAGAGATACGCAGCGCGCAGGAGGCCGGATGGCCGGTTAAGCAGGAGGAGGCTGGCAGACGGGACAGCAATAGGTGCTCCGGCCCTGCAGGAGGAGCCGGGCGATGGGAGTCTGGCAGCGCGGGCAGGGTTGTCCGGCCCGGCCGTAAACCCGCAGATAGCGCTGATGGGCCCCGGCCTTCCCGTCCGGCCGGCGATACCACTGGATGGTGGTCCCGTGGTGGCGCAGCCCGGCGCGGAGGGCGGCCCGGAGGCTCGCCCACAGGCGTCGGATCTCCGCGGGGCTTAGGGAGGAGGCCGGCCGCATGGGGTGCAGGCGGGCCCGCCAGAGGGCTTCGTCGGCATAGATGTTGCCGACCCCGGCGATCACCCGCTGATCCAGGAGCAGGGCCTTGAGACGGCCGCGCCGCCCGGATAGCCGCCGGGCGAGATCCTCGGGCCCGAAGTCGGGATCCAGGGGCTCCGGCCCCAGAGCGCTAAGGATGACCTCCGGGTCTTGAACCCAGTAAAGACGCCCGAACTTGCGGACGTCGCTGAACCGGAGGATCCGCCCGTCATCTAGGATGAAATCGGCCCGCGCGTGGGCGTCCGGCTCCGGGCGGGAGAGCAGGAAGAGACGGCCGGTCATCTTGAGGTGGATCAGCAACGCCCCCTGATCCAGGGCGAACCAGAGGAATTTGCCCCGCCGGCGCAGGGACCGAATGGTTTGTCCACGGATCCGCTGCGCGAAAGCATGTGGGGAGGGGGTGGCCACGCTGCGCGGCCAGCGCAGGATCACCCTCTCGATGCGGCGGCCGGTCACGCGAGGCTCCAGCTCGCGCACCAGCGTCTCAACTTCGGGAAGCTCGGGCATGGCGTTCCGCGCTCCTTCTCAATCGGGCAGGAGGTCCTCCAGGAACCGGATGCGCTCCCCGGCTCCCTGGGCGCGGGCGCGCTCATAGGCCACGGCGGCGACGGCGATGTCCTCCAGGGCGACGCCCAGGGATTTGAACAGGGTGATCTGCTCCGGATGCGCACGACTCACCCGACCGGCGACCACGTCCCTCAACTCGTAAACCCGCTCCCACTGCAGACGCCCCCGCTCCAGGGGTTCCAGGAAGTCCCCCGCCTCGATCTGCCCCTGCGCTCTGGAGTCGATGACGATGAGATCCGCCCGGGCGATGGCCTCCTCATCCAGCTCGCGGCGGAGGAGGGCGTTGGATCCGGCGGCGTTGAGGTGGACCCCGGGGCGCAGCCAGGCTCCCCGGAGCACCGGCTCCCGAGCGGAGGTGATGGTGATGAGGATGTCCGCGCCCTCGACGGCCGCCTCCGGGCGCTCCACGGCCTGCACCGGGATCCCCAGGGTTTCGCGCATGCGATGGGCGAAGGCGGCGCGGCGCTCGGGCGTGGGACTGTAGACCCGGGCCTCGGCGATCGATCGGACGGCGCAGACGGCCATCAGCTGCGTGGCGGCCTGGCGGCCGGCCCCGATCATCCCCACCACGCGGGCGTCGGGGCGGGCGAGGGAGCGGGTGGCCAGGCCGGTGGCCGCCCCAGTGCGCAGACGGCCCAGGCGGTCGGCCTCGATGATCGCGAGCAGCTCGCCGCTCTCCGCGTGGAAGAGCAGCACCACGAAGCGCGTCTGCCCACCCACCGCCGTGTAGGCCTTAAGGCCCACGTAGCCGGACTCGAGATCGCCCGCCGCCATCACGTGGAGCGTTCCGCCGGGCCAGCGGACTCGCTGGCGGGGCAGGTTGACGGCGCGGCCTTCCGCCTGGGCCCGGAACGTCCGCTCCAGGGCCTCGATGGCGTCACCGACGGACAGCAGGGCCTGCACCTCTTCCTCGCGCAGCAAAAGGGGCATCCCGGGTGCTCCGCCGTGAGGATGCAACAGGGACTGCGGAAGCGGCCTTCCACCTCTCATTCCCGTTGCTGGATATCCGCCGGCCCACTCATCCTTGACGGTCCGGCGGAGGCTTTTTATAATTTTAGTGACCTTCCCCGGTAGCTCAACAGGCAGAGCAGCCGGCTGTTAACCGGCGGGTTGGAGGTTCGAGTCCTCCCCGGGGAGCAGGGCCGCCGTCGTGGCGGCCTTTTTTGTTCAGCGCGAGGGAGGGGCCTGTGGCTTCCGATGAAGTTTTCGCGGCCGCCTGCGAAGATCCAGAGGGGATCCCTTTGTCCCTGAAGGACGATCGGTGTGAGATCTGCGGCTCCCCGATGGTGGAGATCCACTGCAAGCTGCGTTGTCCCAACTGCGGCCGGATGCGGGATTGTTCGGACCCGTGAGGGACGGGGCGGCTTTCAGGGGAGAGGGAGTGGAAGGGGATGCGGCAGCCGGCGTCCGTGGAGGAGGAGGAACGGCGCGGCCCGACGGAGGGAGACGCCCAGGGCGCTCAAGTGCTCCGGCTGGCTCAGGTGGCCTTCCCGTCGGGCGCGGAGGATGGCCCGTGCGGCCTTCGGCCCGATCCCCGGCACGCGGATCAGCTCCTCATATGAGGCCCGCAGGATCTCCACCGGACGTTCCCGGAGGGCCCGCCGGGCCCACGCCAGCTTAGGGTCTTCGTCCAGAGGCAGGTTCCCCTGCTCATCGAAGGGCAGTTCCTCCAGCCGGAACCCATACATCCGCAGGAGCCATTCCGCCTGATAGAGGCGCTGGGCCCGTTGCGGTGGAGCGGGCGGAAGACCCTCGAGCGGGGTGTCTGGCACAGGATGGAAGGGGGAGAAGTAGGCCCGGGCCAGGCCGATCTCCCGATGCAGCCGGGCCACGGTCTCCAGCAGCTCCCGATCGCTCTCCCCAGCGGCGCCCACCACGAACTGAGTAGTCAGCGAAGGCCAGCGTCCGGACCAGGTTCCGGCCGGTATCTCCTCCCGGCGGATCCGCCCGGCGGTCGTCAGCGCCGCCTCCAGCTCGGCGGCGAAGGCCTTGTGAGGGGCCAGGCGGGCCAGTCGCTCGGGGTTGGGCGCCTCCAGGTTGATGGAGACCCGGTCCGCCCATCGCATGGCCTCCCGGATCTGATCCGGCTCGGCCCCCGGCATCAGCTTCAGGTGAATGTAACCCCGGTAGCCATAGCGCCGGCGGAGCAGCTCCACCGTGGCCAGCAGACGATCCTGTGTGCGAACACCTCCGCCGATGATCCCCGAGCTCAGGAACAGGCCGTCCACCAACCCGCGCCGGTGCATCTCCGCGAAGAGGCGGGCGAGCTCGTCGGGCCGGAAGGTGGCGCGGCGGAAGGAGCGGCCGGCGCGGAAGGGGCAATAGAAGCAATCCCGCTCGCACGCGGAGGTCAGCAGGATCTTCAGCAGGCGGACCGGGCGCCCGGAGGCCCGGGCCTCGTAGATGCAATCCATCACAGGTTCCGGCGTCCGCCCGCTCGGGCCGGTCTCCTCGGCGGGCTCCCAGCGCGCGGCCTGGGTCAGCCATCGCCATCGGGTCTCGATGTCCATTGGGGCTCCTTCGTGCGCGGGGCGCTCAAGGGCGGCCGGAGGCCGGGGCCGGCTCCCGGAGATAGGTCCGCTCGATCTCCGCGACCTGGGCCAGACAGGCGTCGTCCTCCGGGTTGGGGATATAGCGGGTGCTGAACCAGGCCTCCAGGATCTCTTTGGCGACGGCTTCGGAGGCCCGCCGGAGGCTCATGCACAGGATGTTGGCGTTGTTCCAGAGGCGTGCCCCCCGCGCGGTCTCGGCGTCGTCGCACAGCGCCGCGCGGATCCCGGGCACCTTGTTGGCGGCGATGCTCACGCCGGTGCCGGTCCAGCAGAACAGGATGCCCTCGTCGGCCTCGCCCCGGGCCACCTTCTCCGCCACGATGCGGGCCACCTCCGACCAGGAGCGCTTCTCGCCGGCCAGCGGGCCCACCGGCTCCACCTCAAACCCACGGCGGCGCAGCTCCTCCAGGACCACATCCGTCAGATGGGTGCGCTCATCGCTTCCCACAACGATCCGCATGAGATCCCCTCCTTGCCTCCGGATCATTCCGTTGCGATCTCCGGCCCCCCGGGCCACTCTGGGGCCCCTCACTCCGGGCATTCGTGCTGGATCCCCTCGATCCATGTGATCACCCGCTGAAGCAGCGGGGCCTCCAGAGTCCATGCGCTCAGACGCGCCCGGGGTTCCAGATAGGCGTCCAGGATCCATATGGCGGGGCCCTCCGGGGCCAGCGCCGCCAGCCCGGTCGGGCCCCCGGCGGGAGTCCACACGAAGAGGGCCGCCCCGACCTGGGCGAGGGGCCCGGCGGCTTCCTCCCACCAGCCCAGGCGCTCCGGGATGGGGTCCGGCTCGATGGCCACCACGAGGGGCCCCCGATGGCGGTAGGGTTGGAGGGCCTGGAACACGATCCGGGGATCCATGGTCGCCTCCTCTGGTTTGATTATACGGAGCGAAGGGATGGCTGTCGAAGGACGCGCTTCGGGATGCGGAGGGATTCGCCGGGGATCTGATTTATGGAGTAACATAGCGAAGGTGAAGCTGCCAGGCCGCAGGTAGGAGACAGCGCGATGCGGATGAGCTTCGGGGTCCTCCCTGGGAACCTCGTGGGGCCAGGATCCGCATGGGGATGGGGATGGACGGCCATCGGCTTCCTGGTCCTCTTCGCGCTGTGGGGGCGGAGAGCGCAGGATCTGCGCGGGCTGCGCCGGGTGGACCCCTCCTCACTGGCGGGGTTCGCGCTGTTGGCCTTTCTCACCGCGCTGACGCCGGTGCTCTCATGGGAGCGCTTCTCCGGCCTCCCCTTCCGGGTGGGGTTCCCCCTTTTCCTCTGGCTTCCTTACCTCATCTGGGGAGGACAGCTGGGCCCCGGCGCGGTGGGGCTAATCGGTTTGCTGGCCGGGGCCGCGGCAGGGTTCCTACAGGACGGACGTTTCCTGCACCTCCCGTGGATCGTGGCTCTGGATGCCGCCCTCATCAGCGCGTTGCTGTTCCAGAACGATGTGGGGCGCCCCTTCCGCATCCTCCGGCAGCCGCTGGTCGCGGCCGGGATCGGCTGGGCGGGATGGGGGCTCTTCCAGGCGATCTCATGGGGAGCGTTCTATCCCTCCTGGCCCGAGGCCCTGGATGGAATCTGGACCCTTACGGCCACGGTGGCTCTTCCCTCCGGGGTCAGCGCGCTGATCTGCGGAGGTATCGCTCAGGTGTTGCATGCACGGTGGCCGGAGCGCTTCCGAACCCGCCAGCCTCCGCACTGGCCGGTTTACACCCATCGCATCCAGACTCGCTTTCTCGTCTTCTTCGGCCTCTGGATGAGCGTCCTGATCCTCGCCCTCTTCGGAGGGGTGGTCGCCCTGGCGATTCGGCAGGCCTATGAAGAGCGAACCCGGGCGCTGGACCGCGGGGTCCGGCGGGCCACGGAACAGTTGATGTATTTCCTCCACACGGGCGACACCCTGCTGATGGATCTGGCGGCCCTGGGCATTCCTCCGGATGCGATGCCTGTCACGGTAGCATTGACCCTCCAGCGCTTCGTCCAGACGGGGCCGATCTATCAGGCGGTGTTGTGGGTGGATGAGACAGGAGAGGTGCAGGCGGCGTATCCGGCCGAGGAGCGGTTGCGAGGGCTTTTGGTGCCGGAGCGGGCGGCCATGGCCCAGGCCCGTCTTGCCCGATCGGTGGTGCACACGGAAGTGCATCGCCTGCCGGACGGGCAGGCCGGCCTCTCGTTCGTGGCCCCGCTGGCGGGGGAGCCTGCGCGCGGCTTCCTGATCGGCCGCGTGCGGGTGGCCCAGCATCCGGCCCTCCGGGAGGTCTTGGCCTCGCTCTCGGAAATCGCGCCGGCCGGCCAGGGGTTCGTGGTGGATCGGGAGGGGCGGATTCTCATGCATCCCGAGGCGGAGGCCCTTCTGGATCTGTTCCCGCTCCCCGCGGCGCTCCCTGCTGGGACGCTGGTGCAGCCCATCATTTCTCCCTCCGGGACTGTGGAGGAGGTGCTCCTCCGGCGGCTTCCGGGCACCGATTGGTGGGCGGTGATCCGGTATCCCCGGGCCGCCCTCATCCGGCGGGCGGCGGAGCGGGCGCTTCCCGCCGGGGGGATCCTGCTGGGGTTCTCCCTCATCGGCGCGCTCCTTTTCGGCATCGTGAGCCGCCTTCTCGCCCGGCGGCTGGAGCGGCTGGCGAGGGCGGCCGGGCGCATGGCCGGCGGAGATCTGGAGGCTCCCATCCTGAGCGACGGGCCGGATGAGATCGGGCAGCTGGCGGAAGCGATGGAGCGCGCCCGGCACGGCCTGCGGGCTCGCATGGCCGATCTCTCTTTGCTTCTGGAGCTCAACAGGCGGCTGATGGAGGTGGAGGACCTGGCCCGGGGCCTTCCGGAGGTGGCCCGCGCCCTGGAGCGCGCCACTGCGGCGAACCTCGTCCGGCTCCTGCTCCCCGGCCCGGGTGGCTCCCTGCGGGTGTTCACCGCCGCCGGGGAGGTGCCGCCGGAGCCTCTGGATCATGCATGCTGGGAGCAGGTGGATGCACACACCGAGCCCGTGTGGATCGGCCCTGGGGTCCGCCCGGACGATCTCGCTCCTGCTCTCCGGTCGGAGCGCGCCCCTCGCGTCCTGGGAGTTTTCCCCATCCATCTCGGCGAGGAGCGAGTGGGGGCAGCGTGGTTGGCGTTTCCTTCCTCCCATCGGGCCGGTTCCTCGGAGCGACAGCTGATCCGTCTGATCCTGAGCCAGGCGGCGGTGTTCATCGCCCGGGCCCGTCTGTATGAGGCCATCACGGCCGAGCGGGAGCGACTCCGGGCCGTCCTGGAGTGCAGCCCGGATCCCTTAATGCTGGTGGACGCGCGGGG
The window above is part of the Thermoflexus hugenholtzii JAD2 genome. Proteins encoded here:
- a CDS encoding uracil-DNA glycosylase, with product MDELEALHQEVRGCTKCPLARGRTLAVPGEGPRSARVMFVGEAPGFHEDRQGRPFVGAAGNFLTELLASIGLRREEVYITNIIKCRPPGNRDPYMDEIEACSPYLDRQVELINPKVIVTLGRYSLAHWLPNAKISQVHGKPIRVGSRVIFPMYHPAAALHQPALKRTVEEDFRKLGAFLAGALKAEEEEPPEEPRQLSLF
- a CDS encoding isocitrate/isopropylmalate family dehydrogenase, whose product is MGLRAEAPWTIVVMEGDQTGQELLEEALRVLDPGVIRVPLRFLRFDLSLENRRRTRNGVVIEAAEAMKEAGLGLKAATITPEDPTDVGSPNAILRERIDGKVILRVGRRIPGVRPIGGVVGPVAIVRMAVEDAYNAREWREGEGAEEAAYRLDRITRRTCRAVAEFAFWYARRIGAKVFGGPKWTVSRVYEGMFKEELDAAARRYPDVRYEPQLIDATLALLFTRAAEPLVIPCLNRDGDLLSDLILQMFGSIAGSESLLLSFDEDLRVKVVMAEAPHGTAPALYRKNIANPMAMILAGAALLSFIEAEAAQQASRAIYEAVFESVYDGIATADLGGSATTTEFTDEVIRRVSRKLEVWEALRLTGGAARPGPAGVSASSATR
- a CDS encoding cupredoxin domain-containing protein — translated: MSRDRRILILTIGLALAACAAPAASPTPTAPAPPTPTTAPPPSPSPAAQGTQVTIRNFAFQPAELEVEVGTTVEWVNGEDSIPHTVTSGTPGYPAGAFDSGCLRPGDSFRFTFQQPGTYEYFCSIHTRMRSRIIVKPKLGSEAAPSDPSAYPSPTPAPSNYGYDY
- the mutM gene encoding bifunctional DNA-formamidopyrimidine glycosylase/DNA-(apurinic or apyrimidinic site) lyase; its protein translation is MPELPEVETLVRELEPRVTGRRIERVILRWPRSVATPSPHAFAQRIRGQTIRSLRRRGKFLWFALDQGALLIHLKMTGRLFLLSRPEPDAHARADFILDDGRILRFSDVRKFGRLYWVQDPEVILSALGPEPLDPDFGPEDLARRLSGRRGRLKALLLDQRVIAGVGNIYADEALWRARLHPMRPASSLSPAEIRRLWASLRAALRAGLRHHGTTIQWYRRPDGKAGAHQRYLRVYGRAGQPCPRCQTPIARLLLQGRSTYCCPVCQPPPA
- a CDS encoding ornithine cyclodeaminase family protein; protein product: MPLLLREEEVQALLSVGDAIEALERTFRAQAEGRAVNLPRQRVRWPGGTLHVMAAGDLESGYVGLKAYTAVGGQTRFVVLLFHAESGELLAIIEADRLGRLRTGAATGLATRSLARPDARVVGMIGAGRQAATQLMAVCAVRSIAEARVYSPTPERRAAFAHRMRETLGIPVQAVERPEAAVEGADILITITSAREPVLRGAWLRPGVHLNAAGSNALLRRELDEEAIARADLIVIDSRAQGQIEAGDFLEPLERGRLQWERVYELRDVVAGRVSRAHPEQITLFKSLGVALEDIAVAAVAYERARAQGAGERIRFLEDLLPD
- a CDS encoding radical SAM protein, which translates into the protein MDIETRWRWLTQAARWEPAEETGPSGRTPEPVMDCIYEARASGRPVRLLKILLTSACERDCFYCPFRAGRSFRRATFRPDELARLFAEMHRRGLVDGLFLSSGIIGGGVRTQDRLLATVELLRRRYGYRGYIHLKLMPGAEPDQIREAMRWADRVSINLEAPNPERLARLAPHKAFAAELEAALTTAGRIRREEIPAGTWSGRWPSLTTQFVVGAAGESDRELLETVARLHREIGLARAYFSPFHPVPDTPLEGLPPAPPQRAQRLYQAEWLLRMYGFRLEELPFDEQGNLPLDEDPKLAWARRALRERPVEILRASYEELIRVPGIGPKAARAILRARREGHLSQPEHLSALGVSLRRAAPFLLLHGRRLPHPLPLPLP
- a CDS encoding RpiB/LacA/LacB family sugar-phosphate isomerase, with amino-acid sequence MRIVVGSDERTHLTDVVLEELRRRGFEVEPVGPLAGEKRSWSEVARIVAEKVARGEADEGILFCWTGTGVSIAANKVPGIRAALCDDAETARGARLWNNANILCMSLRRASEAVAKEILEAWFSTRYIPNPEDDACLAQVAEIERTYLREPAPASGRP
- a CDS encoding ATP-binding protein; this translates as MRMSFGVLPGNLVGPGSAWGWGWTAIGFLVLFALWGRRAQDLRGLRRVDPSSLAGFALLAFLTALTPVLSWERFSGLPFRVGFPLFLWLPYLIWGGQLGPGAVGLIGLLAGAAAGFLQDGRFLHLPWIVALDAALISALLFQNDVGRPFRILRQPLVAAGIGWAGWGLFQAISWGAFYPSWPEALDGIWTLTATVALPSGVSALICGGIAQVLHARWPERFRTRQPPHWPVYTHRIQTRFLVFFGLWMSVLILALFGGVVALAIRQAYEERTRALDRGVRRATEQLMYFLHTGDTLLMDLAALGIPPDAMPVTVALTLQRFVQTGPIYQAVLWVDETGEVQAAYPAEERLRGLLVPERAAMAQARLARSVVHTEVHRLPDGQAGLSFVAPLAGEPARGFLIGRVRVAQHPALREVLASLSEIAPAGQGFVVDREGRILMHPEAEALLDLFPLPAALPAGTLVQPIISPSGTVEEVLLRRLPGTDWWAVIRYPRAALIRRAAERALPAGGILLGFSLIGALLFGIVSRLLARRLERLARAAGRMAGGDLEAPILSDGPDEIGQLAEAMERARHGLRARMADLSLLLELNRRLMEVEDLARGLPEVARALERATAANLVRLLLPGPGGSLRVFTAAGEVPPEPLDHACWEQVDAHTEPVWIGPGVRPDDLAPALRSERAPRVLGVFPIHLGEERVGAAWLAFPSSHRAGSSERQLIRLILSQAAVFIARARLYEAITAERERLRAVLECSPDPLMLVDARGNLLDLNPAAERFLGTHASRALGQPLAALLRDAELLALLQEGVPPGQVRSRELHRADGRVLWAGRYDLRLRDGREIGRLLFLRDITPFKALDRLKSDLIAAISHDLRSPLTYMRGFVTMLGMAGPLTSRQQEYVEKIMGGIDQMTRMIEDLMDLRRIEEGIGQRGICRLGDLIRDVFHEFQPQAMARGLRMTMEVKAPGVVHGDPAWLRRAIANLVDNAIKYTPEGGTITIGLAEAGGEAVIWVRDTGIGIAPGDQARIFEKFYRARRQETAHVKGSGLGLALVKSIAEWHGGRVWVESRLGHGSTFYLAIPQALPSDAP